In Natranaerovirga pectinivora, the sequence ACGTCTGATATACTCATCAATAATGTTTTCGTTCTGCTGACGCACTTCTGTAAGAATACTGTCCATTTTAGACTCAAGTTGTGCAAAATAGTCCCTATCAATTTGTTCTTCTGTCTTATCAGCCAAATTTCCATGTAAAAGCTCATCAACTGTTATACTGAGTATTTCTGCTAAGTCAGAAAGTTTGTAAAGATCGGGAAGACTACTTCCACATTCCCATTTTGTTACTGCCTGTCTTGACACACCACACTTCTCAGCCAATGCCTCCTGTGTAATATTTTGGACCTTCCTTAATGTTGCTAAATTTCTAGAAAAATTCATTTTCATTTCATTACCTCCTGGTTAATTATTTGATAATATAATCATATATCTAATCTCCCTACTTAACCATTAACCAGGAAGAACATTCTGCTACACTTAGTTGCAAAAAAGTAAATTATTATTATTGTTAATACTTGTATTGATTTACCTTTTAATAAGAGCTGTATATCTTATTTCCCCTTACTAATATATCCCACTTTAATAGTATTACAATCTTAGAATATTTTCAATATTAGTTGATTATAATATCTTTAACATATTTTTTCTATGTATATTTGATTCTGCGTAATAGTTAGACCCCCGGGGGGTCAAAAAAATTCCCCAAACCGAAGTCTGAGGAAACATATATACGTTATCCATTTTTATTAAAAACCTTAAAACCCTTTGATATCAACCTATTTCTTCTCTATCAACACAACTGTCTCAACGTGTGTTGAGTGTTTGTCACAGATACTGTGCCCGAGGGGAATTTTAGGGCTTAAGATATGCGGGAACATATCTATAAGTTAACTACGTATTAGTTTCCACAAATTGTATCTTCATCCCATTTGGATCCTCGATAAAAAAATATTTAACCGATGGCTTGGGTTGAATAATATCTGATAGAATGGTAACATTCTGTTTTTTTACAAATTCATACACTTCTTCAACAGAATTCACAGTAAATCCCCAAGATATATCTGACCCAATGTTGATGATTTTTTTATTGCTATCCTGTATGAGTTCTATTTGCGCTTCATCATCTCCCATAAAAACAATGTTAAGATTAGGAGCAGGACTTAAACGGCTTTTTATTGGTATCCCTACAATCTCCTGATAAAATTGAACTGATTCTTCTATATCCTTAACAAATAATGTACTAAAAGAAAATTTCATGATATTCCTCCTAAATGAATTCTATTTTGATCCCTTTGATATTATCCGCTATTTAAAGTTTAGCCATTTCCTCACATTTATCGTTTTCGTCATCGTTTTCCATGATTCTATCAAGTAGCATTGTAATCATTTTAGGTAAAAATAATGAAATGGGAAATGCTGATTTCTTATTTTGCATTACTGATATTCCCA encodes:
- a CDS encoding helix-turn-helix domain-containing protein is translated as MNFSRNLATLRKVQNITQEALAEKCGVSRQAVTKWECGSSLPDLYKLSDLAEILSITVDELLHGNLADKTEEQIDRDYFAQLESKMDSILTEVRQQNENIIDEYIRRNEDDIEIDDTNEDVPVEAFRYWAMEEAQKGNYDDAIDYLEQALVRGDISAVSQLIVIHQEILYFCIVDQDEYECYNYELKFAQKIQKYGRIMEYEIKKAKAKK
- a CDS encoding VOC family protein gives rise to the protein MKFSFSTLFVKDIEESVQFYQEIVGIPIKSRLSPAPNLNIVFMGDDEAQIELIQDSNKKIINIGSDISWGFTVNSVEEVYEFVKKQNVTILSDIIQPKPSVKYFFIEDPNGMKIQFVETNT